In Rhodamnia argentea isolate NSW1041297 chromosome 11, ASM2092103v1, whole genome shotgun sequence, one genomic interval encodes:
- the LOC115753479 gene encoding inosine-5'-monophosphate dehydrogenase-like isoform X1, which translates to MGVGKLVMEVGIDGRPSRIMEFEDGYSAQRLFHQGYSYTYDDVIFLPGYIGFPVEQVDLSTKLTRNISLNIPCVSSPMDTVTESSMARAMAALGGIGIIHANIPPSDQASLIKAAKSSHFPVLSNPVLRSPSDSIISLEDFADSPCILVTDSGDCRGKLVGYVAKSDWNNLADKETQLAEYMVKFSDFAPWDCDLGRMIRYFEEKPGKEFTPIVKGGEIVDVAGREDVERLRGYPRLVGGGSMGPNGEWMVGAAIGTREADKERLQHLVKAGVNVVVLDSSQGNSLYQIDMIKYVKKTYPELDVIGGNVVTMYQADNLIKAGVDGLRVGMGSGSICTTQEVCAVGRGQATAVYKVSSLASQYGVPVIADGGISNSGHIVKALSLGASTVMMGSFLAGSTEAPGAYVVQDGRRLKKYRGMGSLEAMTKGSDARYLGDKSKLKIAQGVVGAVADKGSVLKFVPYTLQAVKQGLQDLGAQSLRDAHDMIKTTLRLEVRTGAAQIEGGVHGLVSFEKKPF; encoded by the exons ATGGGTGTTGGAAAGTTGGTGATGGAGGTGGGGATTGATGGCCGACCATCCAG GATAATGGAGTTCGAGGATGGGTATTCGGCGCAGAGGCTGTTCCATCAGGGTTACTCCTACACATATGATGATGTCATCTTCCTCCCGGGCTACATAGGATTCCCAGTGGAGCAGGTTGACCTCTCCACCAAGCTCACCCGCAACATCTCCCTCAACATCCCATGTGTCTCCTCACCGATGGACACTGTCACGGAATCCTCCATGGCCCGAGCCATGGCAGCTCTTGGCGGCATCGGCATCATTCATGCCAATATCCCTCCCTCCGACCAAGCCTCCTTAATCAAAGCCGCCAAATCCTCCCACTTCCCGGTCCTCTCCAATCCTGTCCTTCGATCTCCCTCAGATTCCATCATCTCCCTTGAGGATTTCGCTGACTCTCCTTGCATCCTCGTCACAGACTCTGGTGATTGCCGTGGAAAGTTGGTGGGGTATGTGGCCAAGTCTGATTGGAATAACCTTGCAGACAAGGAAACACAGCTGGCTGAATACATGGTTAAGTTCTCCGATTTTGCCCCTTGGGATTGTGATTTGGGAAGGATGATCCGCTATTTTGAGGAGAAGCCGGGGAAGGAATTTACGCCGATAGTAAAGGGAGGAGAGATTGTAGATGTTGCAGGGAGAGAGGATGTGGAGAGGTTGAGAGGCTACCCCAGATTGGTGGGAGGGGGTTCAATGGGTCCCAATGGAGAGTGGATGGTGGGAGCAGCGATTGGGACGAGAGAGGCTGATAAGGAGAGGCTGCAGCACCTCGTCAAGGCTGGCGTCAATGTGGTGGTGCTTGACAGTTCTCAGGGAAATTCCCTTTATCAGATTGACATGATCAAGTACGTGAAGAAAACATACCCTGAGTTGGATGTCATTGGTGGCAACGTGGTCACAATGTACCAGGCAGATAATTTGATCAAGGCTGGGGTTGATGGTTTGAGGGTTGGCATGGGGTCAGGTTCTATTTGTACCACCCAGGAAGTCTGTGCAGTTGGACGTGGGCAG GCTACTGCTGTCTACAAGGTTTCATCCCTTGCTTCTCAATATGGTGTGCCAGTCATTGCGGATGGTGGCATTTCAAACTCTGGGCACATTGTCAAAGCTTTGTCCCTTGGGGCATCCACTGTGATGATGGGAAGCTTCCTAGCTGGAAGTACTGAGGCTCCTGGTGCTTATGTAGTTCAG GATGGTCGTCGATTGAAAAAGTACCGAGGCATGGGTTCACTTGAGGCGATGACTAAAGGGAGTGATGCAAGATACTTGGGTGACAAATCCAAACTCAAGATTGCACAGGGTGTTGTTGGCGCAGTTGCAGATAAAGGGTCGGTCTTGAAGTTTGTTCCTTATACCTTGCAAGCTGTTAAGCAAGGTCTCCAAGATCTTGGAGCTCAGTCTTTAAGAGATGCTCATGACATGATAAAAACAACGCTGAGGCTAGAG GTAAGAACGGGAGCTGCCCAAATTGAAGGTGGAGTCCACGGGCTGGTGTCCTTTGAAAAGAAACCGTTCTGA
- the LOC115753479 gene encoding inosine-5'-monophosphate dehydrogenase-like isoform X2, with translation MEFEDGYSAQRLFHQGYSYTYDDVIFLPGYIGFPVEQVDLSTKLTRNISLNIPCVSSPMDTVTESSMARAMAALGGIGIIHANIPPSDQASLIKAAKSSHFPVLSNPVLRSPSDSIISLEDFADSPCILVTDSGDCRGKLVGYVAKSDWNNLADKETQLAEYMVKFSDFAPWDCDLGRMIRYFEEKPGKEFTPIVKGGEIVDVAGREDVERLRGYPRLVGGGSMGPNGEWMVGAAIGTREADKERLQHLVKAGVNVVVLDSSQGNSLYQIDMIKYVKKTYPELDVIGGNVVTMYQADNLIKAGVDGLRVGMGSGSICTTQEVCAVGRGQATAVYKVSSLASQYGVPVIADGGISNSGHIVKALSLGASTVMMGSFLAGSTEAPGAYVVQDGRRLKKYRGMGSLEAMTKGSDARYLGDKSKLKIAQGVVGAVADKGSVLKFVPYTLQAVKQGLQDLGAQSLRDAHDMIKTTLRLEVRTGAAQIEGGVHGLVSFEKKPYSEQVPHKARILD, from the exons ATGGAGTTCGAGGATGGGTATTCGGCGCAGAGGCTGTTCCATCAGGGTTACTCCTACACATATGATGATGTCATCTTCCTCCCGGGCTACATAGGATTCCCAGTGGAGCAGGTTGACCTCTCCACCAAGCTCACCCGCAACATCTCCCTCAACATCCCATGTGTCTCCTCACCGATGGACACTGTCACGGAATCCTCCATGGCCCGAGCCATGGCAGCTCTTGGCGGCATCGGCATCATTCATGCCAATATCCCTCCCTCCGACCAAGCCTCCTTAATCAAAGCCGCCAAATCCTCCCACTTCCCGGTCCTCTCCAATCCTGTCCTTCGATCTCCCTCAGATTCCATCATCTCCCTTGAGGATTTCGCTGACTCTCCTTGCATCCTCGTCACAGACTCTGGTGATTGCCGTGGAAAGTTGGTGGGGTATGTGGCCAAGTCTGATTGGAATAACCTTGCAGACAAGGAAACACAGCTGGCTGAATACATGGTTAAGTTCTCCGATTTTGCCCCTTGGGATTGTGATTTGGGAAGGATGATCCGCTATTTTGAGGAGAAGCCGGGGAAGGAATTTACGCCGATAGTAAAGGGAGGAGAGATTGTAGATGTTGCAGGGAGAGAGGATGTGGAGAGGTTGAGAGGCTACCCCAGATTGGTGGGAGGGGGTTCAATGGGTCCCAATGGAGAGTGGATGGTGGGAGCAGCGATTGGGACGAGAGAGGCTGATAAGGAGAGGCTGCAGCACCTCGTCAAGGCTGGCGTCAATGTGGTGGTGCTTGACAGTTCTCAGGGAAATTCCCTTTATCAGATTGACATGATCAAGTACGTGAAGAAAACATACCCTGAGTTGGATGTCATTGGTGGCAACGTGGTCACAATGTACCAGGCAGATAATTTGATCAAGGCTGGGGTTGATGGTTTGAGGGTTGGCATGGGGTCAGGTTCTATTTGTACCACCCAGGAAGTCTGTGCAGTTGGACGTGGGCAG GCTACTGCTGTCTACAAGGTTTCATCCCTTGCTTCTCAATATGGTGTGCCAGTCATTGCGGATGGTGGCATTTCAAACTCTGGGCACATTGTCAAAGCTTTGTCCCTTGGGGCATCCACTGTGATGATGGGAAGCTTCCTAGCTGGAAGTACTGAGGCTCCTGGTGCTTATGTAGTTCAG GATGGTCGTCGATTGAAAAAGTACCGAGGCATGGGTTCACTTGAGGCGATGACTAAAGGGAGTGATGCAAGATACTTGGGTGACAAATCCAAACTCAAGATTGCACAGGGTGTTGTTGGCGCAGTTGCAGATAAAGGGTCGGTCTTGAAGTTTGTTCCTTATACCTTGCAAGCTGTTAAGCAAGGTCTCCAAGATCTTGGAGCTCAGTCTTTAAGAGATGCTCATGACATGATAAAAACAACGCTGAGGCTAGAG GTAAGAACGGGAGCTGCCCAAATTGAAGGTGGAGTCCACGGGCTGGTGTCCTTTGAAAAGAAAC CATATTCAGAACAGGTACCGCACAAAGCGAGGATTTTGGATTAG
- the LOC115753481 gene encoding E3 ubiquitin-protein ligase CIP8, whose protein sequence is MARPPEDPETLESGVLFDWYVNHSLSSPFYVAGDSHVVFAPPSPAFDSGLESDGSDSARDSEDIVEVGAVGGAESGLEIDSDRLESVSESIQYAAADEVDPQCAGLRVVSIDSDSDSVSEYQESENFDSFDLESQRNLAEELEWEEVSEQAHDRDEDVTVSSENFTEEFGGAEEDDNDSVARHLEWEFLLAVNNMQRNLIWDSDPHSAAPDDFFYAAEFDILLDQFVENEIAIRGSPPAAKAAVDDLPLIILSESDVQSSGGVCAVCKDEVSVGDGVRKLPCSHYYHGDCILPWLAIRNSCPICRYELPTDDLEYERSKSRSNGGRVMWDSQVSEEFELFA, encoded by the coding sequence ATGGCTCGCCCGCCTGAAGATCCTGAAACCCTAGAATCTGGTGTTCTCTTCGACTGGTACGTCAACCATTCCCTCTCCTCGCCCTTCTACGTAGCCGGGGACTCTCACGTCGTTTTCGCACCCCCCTCGCCGGCCTTCGATTCCGGGTTGGAATCCGACGGTTCCGACTCGGCTCGCGATTCTGAAGATATTGTGGAAGTCGGAGCTGTTGGTGGCGCGGAATCGGGGCTGGAGATCGATTCGGATCGGCTCGAATCGGTTTCCGAGTCCATCCAATACGCCGCAGCGGATGAGGTGGATCCGCAATGCGCTGGATTGCGAGTGGTGAGCATCGATTCAGATTCAGATTCGGTTTCGGAGTATCAGGAATCCGAGAACTTTGACTCGTTCGACTTGGAATCTCAGAGGAACCTGGCTGAGGAGCTCGAGTGGGAGGAGGTGAGCGAGCAAGCGCACGATAGGGACGAAGATGTGACGGTCTCGTCGGAAAATTTTACCGAGGAATTTGGAGGAGCAGAAGAAGATGATAATGACTCCGTCGCGCGTCATCTGGAGTGGGAGTTTCTCCTCGCGGTGAACAATATGCAAAGGAACTTAATTTGGGACTCTGATCCTCATTCAGCTGCTCCTGATGATTTCTTTTACGCCGCTGAGTTTGACATTTTGCTTGACCAGTTCGTAGAAAACGAAATCGCAATTAGGGGAAGTCCACCGGCTGCGAAAGCAGCTGTCGATGATTTGCCTCTGATTATTCTGAGTGAATCGGATGTACAGTCGAGTGGTGGAGTTTGTGCGGTTTGTAAGGATGAGGTTTCGGTAGGGGATGGAGTGAGGAAGTTGCCTTGTTCTCATTACTATCACGGAGATTGTATCTTGCCGTGGTTGGCCATTCGAAACTCGTGTCCCATTTGTCGATACGAGTTGCCCACGGATGATTTGGAGTATGAACGAAGTAAAAGCCGGAGCAACGGAGGAAGGGTCATGTGGGATTCGCAGGTCAGTGAGGAGTTCGAACTGTTTGCATGA
- the LOC115753482 gene encoding UMP-CMP kinase 3-like isoform X1, with protein sequence MEAGAEGGATGRENVTPEEVKQMKSDQDAGGEDHPREYRVVYVLGSPGSGKSTQCSKISSEFGFSHLSAGDLLQKEVESGSEEGKMIRDLKKEGKLVPSETVVKLLQQAMCRSESKKFLIDGFPRNEENLAAAENIMKIEPDVILFFDCSEPESIRRLLSRNQGRADDNAETIRSRLKVYSESTVPVINYYNSKGKVRKIDAERPVEDVYKSVKEVLSGIESKGQ encoded by the exons ATGGAAGCTGGGGCAGAAGGTGGTGCAACTGGAAGAGAAAATGTCACGCCAGAGGAGGTTAAGCAAATGAAGTCAGATCAG GATGCAGGGGGAGAAGACCATCCCAGGGAGTACAGAGTTGTGTATGTTTTGG GCAGTCCTGGAAGTGGGAAGAGCACACAGTGTTCCAAGATTTCTTCGGAGTTTGGGTTTAGCCACTTGAGCGCTGGTGATCTTCTCCAAAAAGAAGTCGAATCTGGTTCCGAAGAAGG AAAGATGATCCGGGActtaaagaaagaaggaaagctgGTTCCCTCAGAAACAGTTGTCAAGCTTCTGCAGCAGGCGATGTGCAGAAGTGAAAGCAAGAAGTTCCTCATCGACGGTTTCCCACGTAACGAAGAAAATCTTGCTGCGGCTGAGAATATT ATGAAAATCGAGCCTGATGTCATACTCTTCTTCGATTGCTCAGAGCCGGAATCAATTAGGCGCCTTCTAAGCAGGAATCAG GGAAGAGCTGATGACAATGCTGAGACCATTCGGAGCCGTCTCAAAGTTTACTCCGAATCGACTGTTCCCGTGATCAATTACTACAATTCAAAGGGCAAAGTTCGAAAG ATTGATGCTGAGAGGCCGGTCGAAGATGTATACAAGTCTGTAAAGGAGGTCCTGTCTGGTATTGAAAGTAAGGGACAATGA
- the LOC115753482 gene encoding UMP-CMP kinase 3-like isoform X2 — MEAGAEGGATGRENVTPEEVKQMKSDQVNGKSTQCSKISSEFGFSHLSAGDLLQKEVESGSEEGKMIRDLKKEGKLVPSETVVKLLQQAMCRSESKKFLIDGFPRNEENLAAAENIMKIEPDVILFFDCSEPESIRRLLSRNQGRADDNAETIRSRLKVYSESTVPVINYYNSKGKVRKIDAERPVEDVYKSVKEVLSGIESKGQ, encoded by the exons ATGGAAGCTGGGGCAGAAGGTGGTGCAACTGGAAGAGAAAATGTCACGCCAGAGGAGGTTAAGCAAATGAAGTCAGATCAGGTAAA TGGGAAGAGCACACAGTGTTCCAAGATTTCTTCGGAGTTTGGGTTTAGCCACTTGAGCGCTGGTGATCTTCTCCAAAAAGAAGTCGAATCTGGTTCCGAAGAAGG AAAGATGATCCGGGActtaaagaaagaaggaaagctgGTTCCCTCAGAAACAGTTGTCAAGCTTCTGCAGCAGGCGATGTGCAGAAGTGAAAGCAAGAAGTTCCTCATCGACGGTTTCCCACGTAACGAAGAAAATCTTGCTGCGGCTGAGAATATT ATGAAAATCGAGCCTGATGTCATACTCTTCTTCGATTGCTCAGAGCCGGAATCAATTAGGCGCCTTCTAAGCAGGAATCAG GGAAGAGCTGATGACAATGCTGAGACCATTCGGAGCCGTCTCAAAGTTTACTCCGAATCGACTGTTCCCGTGATCAATTACTACAATTCAAAGGGCAAAGTTCGAAAG ATTGATGCTGAGAGGCCGGTCGAAGATGTATACAAGTCTGTAAAGGAGGTCCTGTCTGGTATTGAAAGTAAGGGACAATGA
- the LOC115753478 gene encoding pentatricopeptide repeat-containing protein At3g02330, mitochondrial — translation MALRFSSSPHFHVTVRSLLTLFSQPSRSALQVLRCSTVAVAPRLSARRKTFSHLFQDCSSQKALGPGKQSHACMIVTGFSPTVFVTNCLIQMYIKCSSLDYALKVFNRMPLRDTFSWNAVIFGYAGSGNMAAAEALFQSMPEKDVVSWNSVVSGFLQNGDSWKAVGVFMQMRGAGVALDYTTLAVVSKVCCCLEDLNLGIQIHGLAVKMGVHENVVVACALINMYAKCKKLDRSLQLFAEMPERNWVSWSAVIAGCVQNNQLIEGLEIYREMLRAGCAVSQSTYASVFRSCAGLSALGIGTQLHGHALKSDFGADIVVATATLDMYAKCDNMEHARKLFTSMPDRSLQSYNAIIVGYVRSGQGFEAFHLFRNLQKSGQGFDEISLSGALSACAIIKGLFEGLQIHSVTIKSTLNNNICVANALLDMYGKCRALSEACCVFDEMTLRDAVSWNAVIAAHEQNENVKETLMLFASMLRSRMEPDEFTYGSVLKACAGSQALSCGMEIHNRVIKSGMGLNWFVGSALVDMYSKCGMIEVAEKIHFRTEEQTMVSWNAIISGFVMQKQSEDAQRYFSWMLEIGIVPDSFTYATVLDTCANLATVGLGKQIHAQILKLELQADVYICSTLVDMYSKCGNLKDSQLMFEKAPKRDFVTWNAMICGYAHHGLGEEALQVFERMQVENVKPNHATFVSVLRACAHMGLAEEGLQYFHSMQPAYGLDPQLEHYSCMVDILGRSGRVDDALKLIYSMSFEADAVIWRSLLSTCCDHGNVEIAEVAANSLLQLEPEDSSAYVLLSNLYANSGMWKEVSEMRKVMKNNKLRKEPGCSWIEVKDEVHTFLVGERAHPRSREIYRKLDLLINEMKGSGYVPVANFLLDEEAEETESEEELRINVHP, via the coding sequence ATGGCCCTTCGCTTCTCCTCCTCCCCTCACTTTCATGTCACCGTACGGTCTCTTCTCACACTCTTCTCGCAGCCCTCGCGCAGTGCCTTGCAAGTTTTGAGATGCTCGACGGTCGCGGTAGCTCCGAGGTTGTCCGCTCGGAGGAAGACGTTCTCGCATCTATTCCAGGACTGCTCGAGCCAGAAAGCCCTGGGTCCCGGAAAACAGTCTCATGCGTGCATGATCGTAACTGGGTTTTCACCGACGGTGTTCGTCACGAATTGTTTGATCCAGATGTATATCAAATGTTCGAGCTTGGACTACGCGCTCAAGGTGTTCAACAGAATGCCGCTTCGGgacaccttttcgtggaacgcGGTGATATTTGGGTACGCGGGGAGTGGGAACATGGCAGCCGCGGAGGCACTTTTTCAGTCAATGCCCGAAAAGGATGTCGTCTCGTGGAATTCTGTGGTATCCGGTTTTCTACAGAATGGTGATAGTTGGAAAGCGGTTGGTGTTTTTATGCAGATGAGAGGAGCGGGAGTGGCGCTCGATTACACTACTTTGGCTGTTGTTTCGAAAGTGTGTTGTTGCTTAGAAGATCTGAACTTGGGAATTCAGATCCATGGACTTGCAGTTAAGATGGGAGTTCATGAGAATGTAGTCGTGGCATGTGCTTTAATTAACATGTATGCCAAGTGTAAGAAGTTAGATAGATCGCTTCAGCTCTTTGCAGAAATGCCAGAGAGGAATTGGGTATCATGGAGTGCCGTAATTGCCGGCTGCGTCCAAAACAATCAATTGATTGAGGGTTTAGAGATATACAGGGAAATGCTGAGAGCCGGATGTGCAGTGAGCCAATCCACTTATGCGAGTGTCTTCAGGTCATGTGCAGGGTTGTCAGCATTAGGAATCGGCACTCAGTTACATGGTCATGCATTGAAGAGTGACTTTGGAGCTGATATCGTAGTAGCGACAGCCACGTTGGACATGTATGCGAAATGTGACAACATGGAGCATGCCAGAAAGCTGTTTACCTCGATGCCAGATCGAAGTTTGCAGTCGTATAATGCCATTATTGTTGGGTATGTTCGAAGCGGTCAAGGATTTGAAGCTTTTCATCTATTTAGAAATTTGCAGAAGTCTGGTCAAGGTTTTGACGAAATAAGTTTGTCAGGTGCATTAAGTGCATGTGCGATAATTAAAGGGCTTTTTGAGGGGCTTCAAATTCATTCCGTAACAATTAAGAGCACCTTGAATAACAACATATGCGTAGCAAATGCCCTGTTGGATATGTATGGAAAATGTAGAGCTTTGTCGGAAGCATGCTGTGTTTTTGATGAAATGACACTTAGAGATGCCGTATCATGGAATGCGGTCATTGCGGCACATGAGCAGAACGAAAATGTAAAGGAAACGCTGATGCTATTTGCTTCAATGCTTCGATCAAGGATGGAACCTGATGAATTCACATATGGAAGTGTCTTGAAAGCTTGTGCAGGTAGTCAAGCTCTGAGCTGTGGCATGGAGATTCATAATAGAGTAATCAAATCTGGAATGGGGTTGAACTGGTTTGTAGGGAGTGCATTGGTGGACATGTACAGTAAATGTGGGATGATAGAAGTGGCAGAGAAGATCCATTTTAGAACAGAAGAACAGACGATGGTTTCGTGGAATGCAATCATCTCTGGGTTTGTAATGCAAAAGCAGAGTGAGGATGCTCAGAGATACTTCTCTTGGATGTTGGAGATTGGCATAGTGCCCGATAGCTTCACTTATGCAACAGTCCTTGATACTTGTGCTAATCTTGCTACTGTTGGTCTAGGGAAGCAAATCCATGCCCAAATCTTGAAATTAGAACTGCAAGCAGATGTTTACATTTGCAGCACCCTTGTTGACATGTACTCCAAGTGTGGAAATTTGAAAGATTCCCAGTTGATGTTTGAGAAAGCACCTAAGAGAGACTTTGTGACATGGAATGCGATGATCTGTGGCTACGCACATCATGGGCTCGGCGAAGAGGCACTTCAAGTTTTTGAGAGGATGCAAGTTGAAAACGTGAAGCCGAACCATGCTACTTTCGTGTCAGTTCTTCGAGCTTGTGCACACATGGGACTTGCTGAGGAAGGATTGCAGTATTTTCACTCTATGCAACCTGCGTATGGTTTGGATCCCCAGTTAGAGCATTACTCGTGTATGGTGGATATTTTAGGGAGGTCAGGCCGAGTTGATGATGCTCTAAAGCTTATTTACAGTATGTCTTTTGAAGCAGATGCTGTTATTTGGAGAAGTCTACTTAGCACTTGTTGTGACCATGGTAACGTGGAAATAGCAGAAGTGGCAGCAAATTCTTTGCTGCAATTGGAGCCGGAAGATTCCTCTGCATATGTCCTCCTATCAAATCTATATGCCAATTCAGGAATGTGGAAGGAAGTCTCAGAGATGAGGAAAGTAATGAAGAATAACAAGTTAAGGAAGGAGCCGGGATGTAGCTGGATTGAGGTGAAAGATGAGGTACATACATTTCTTGTGGGAGAGAGGGCTCATCCAAGATCAAGAGAAATTTACAGGAAGCTTGATCTGCTCATCAATGAAATGAAAGGATCTGGTTATGTGCCTGTTGCCAATTTCCTTCTTGATGAGGAGGCAGAAGAAACCGAATCTGAGGAAGAATTAAGAATCAATGTCCACCCGTAG
- the LOC115753480 gene encoding amino acid transporter AVT6A-like has protein sequence MTIGDITRKEEKKSRRSKALVDENAPLLPTKADEDASFDEFNGASFTGAVFNLSTTVVGAGIMALPATMKVLGLGLGIATIIFMAFLTNASIDMLLRFSRAGKSLSYGGLMGDAFGKYGKILLQTCVMVNNIGVLIVYMIIIGDVLSGTSSSGVHHAGLLEGWFGEHWWNGRAFVLLVTTLGIFAPLACFRRIDSLRFTSALSVALAVAFLVITVGISIIKLIGGGVAMPRLLPDITDLASFWKLFTVVPVLVTAYICHYNVHTIDNELEDSTQIKAVVGTSLALCSSVYIMTSFFGFLLFGDGTLDDVLANFDTDLGIPYSSLLNDAVRVSYAAHLMLVFPIVFYPLRLNMDGLLFPSARPLVLDNLRFALLTSGLITIIFMGANFIPSIWDAFQFTGATAAVCLGFIFPAAITLRDPHCIATKKDRILAIFMIVLAVFSNLVAIYSDAYALFKKHESPRE, from the exons ATGACGATCGGAGATATTACacggaaggaggagaagaaatcgCGGAGGAGCAAGGCACTCGTAGACGAGAATGCTCCCTTGTTGCCGACGAAGGCAGACGAAGATGCTAGCTTCGATGAGTTCAACGGAGCTTCCTTCACTGGGGCGGTTTTCAATCTGTCTACGACGGTCGTCGGTGCAGGAATCATGGCGTTGCCGGCGACCATGAAAGTGTTGGGTCTCGGTCTGGGGATTGCCACGATCATCTTCATGGCTTTCTTGACCAATGCATCCATCGATATGTTACTCCGGTTTAGCAGGGCAGGCAAATCTCTCTCGTATGGTGGTCTTATGGGGGATGCTTTCGGCAAGTACGGGAAGATTCTGTTGCAGACATGCGTCATGGTCAACAACATCGGTGTGCTCATTGTGTACATGATCATTATCG GGGATGTGCTTTCCGGAACATCTTCGAGCGGGGTTCACCATGCTGGTCTTCTTGAAGGGTGGTTTGGAGAACACTGGTGGAATGGCCGTGCCTTTGTTCTTCTTGTCACAACACTAGGAATATTTGCTCCGTTAGCATGCTTTAGGCGAATAG ATTCATTGAGATTCACATCTGCCTTGTCTGTTGCACTGGCAGTAGCGTTTCTTGTTATCACCGTGGGAATTTCAATCATTAAATTGATTGGCGGAGGCGTTGCAATGCCCAGATTGCTACCTGATATAACAGATTTGGCATCATTCTGGAAGCTCTTCACTGTAGTTCCTGTTCTTGTCACTGCATATATCTGCCATTACAATG TCCACACAATCGACAATGAACTTGAAGATTCCACACAGATAAAGGCCGTTGTGGGAACATCACTTGCTCTGTGCTCGTCTGTGTATATAATGACTAGCTTCTTTGGGTTCCTCCTCTTTGGCGATGGGACACTTGATGACGTGCTTGCTAATTTTGACACCGACCTTGGCATTCCTTACAGTTCCTTGCTCAATGATGCTGTTCGTGTTAGCTATGCAGCGCATCTTATGCTTGTATTTCCCATCGTCTTCTATCCATTGCGACTGAACATGGACGGCCTTCTCTTTCCCTCTGCTAGGCCACTAGTTTTAGATAACCTGAGGTTTGCGTTGCTCACATCCGGTCTTATCACTATAATATTCATGGGTGCAAATTTTATCCCCAGCATCTGGGATGCTTTTCAATTTACTGGAGCGACAGCTGCCGTTTGCCTTGGGTTCATTTTTCCCGCTGCTATTACTCTGAG GGATCCTCACTGCATAGCAACCAAAAAGGACAGGATTTTAGCCATTTTCATGATTGTTCTTGCCGTCTTCTCAAACCTGGTGGCTATCTATAGCGATGCTTATGCTTTGTTCAAGAAGCATGAATCTCCCCGTGAATGA